A portion of the Edaphobacter lichenicola genome contains these proteins:
- a CDS encoding carboxypeptidase-like regulatory domain-containing protein, producing MRFKNLATHFFLVCFMLLPAMAKAQATATITGTISDPAGSVIAGAAVTVTNVDTNGARVVTTDNNGRFVANLLPIGNYKIQVSVPSFQSAIKNGILLENQASPEINFTLQPGSVTSAISVEANAVAVEATDSSLSQVVHSQQVSDLPLNGRNFVELATLAPGTSAGNQPNDFFAGGGGSETSIRGSFSLSVGGSRENRTDWLYDGVDNNELTSGGISIVPSIDALQEFNVLTYNYSVEYGTRAGPTVLLTSKSGTNQFHGTLFDFLRNTDLNATSYFSPVNPKYIRNQFGGSVGGPIRKDKTFFFFDYQGTKSIQGIPSLTQVPTMLERQGNFTESFPGSPEVPIYDPNTTVIDPVTGNASRTQFQGNTIPGYRLDPIAVKMLNFFPAPNVSGVLSANYVDVPNQTFNDNDFDIRIDNVFSDKDRAFARFSRDQATVFLPSGLPDFGAQPGGYASNQTLANRGRNLAVSETHIFSTNAINQLTVGYNRIFDHITSFGDGTDWSTQLGIPNANLGTYLSSGLLNTQFNEGYWGLGDRGFSPIQDGTNVFQYSDDFELVHGAHSFSMGIGIRLMQLNELGNAFPMGEMEFDNLFTAGFTNGAFNSASGNPIASFLLGIPGSGEHDVSFSGDVSGRRWKEFRPYFQDNWKVRKNLTVQLGLAWNYTTPVVESQKRLANFDFPTGQMLIAGVNSSDSAGIQSYYRGFEPRIGFSFTPFSTKNAIRAGYAILHDAGWNLGAQGLDLNPPFYGTFAFQADDINPVTTLSGGFPVPTPPDVNNLTGNVYSQNTNFHPGIIQQFNLNIQRELPTGTILTVGYAGSRGTHLQTSGFPLNTATPSLQVDPANLRPYPNLNAITGFLDRGLSRYDSLQVKAERAYNNGVYILLAYTYSKGFDNGLYDDLGSLIGVPYYPLNPAPNAYPLNPRGYTDKGLNVTDQTHNLSASVLYQLPFGRGKKFASSVSTPVQELVGNWQLNLITHIASGFPLGLTAGVNNAGTTTGNRPDQVCNMPPPHQSLAEFINTACFVDPAPGVLGDASRTPLYGPDFVNFDGSLFKTFILPKETQLVFRTEVFNVLNHPQFANPGTTTDSPGFGQITQIVNNPRLIQFALKFVF from the coding sequence TTGAGATTCAAAAATCTGGCCACCCATTTCTTCCTCGTTTGCTTCATGCTCCTTCCTGCTATGGCGAAGGCACAAGCTACAGCGACCATCACAGGAACAATCTCGGATCCGGCGGGGTCGGTGATTGCTGGGGCAGCCGTCACTGTCACCAACGTCGACACAAACGGAGCTCGTGTCGTGACCACCGACAATAACGGTCGTTTCGTTGCCAACCTGCTACCCATCGGCAACTACAAAATCCAAGTATCCGTGCCGAGCTTCCAGAGTGCTATTAAGAATGGCATTCTTCTCGAAAATCAGGCATCACCGGAGATAAACTTCACCTTACAGCCCGGTTCAGTCACGTCGGCCATCTCAGTAGAGGCCAATGCAGTTGCGGTCGAGGCCACCGACTCCTCTCTGAGCCAGGTCGTTCACTCTCAGCAGGTCTCCGACCTCCCCTTGAATGGGCGCAACTTCGTGGAGTTGGCGACGCTCGCTCCCGGAACCTCTGCGGGCAATCAACCCAATGACTTCTTTGCAGGGGGCGGCGGCAGCGAAACCTCCATCCGCGGCTCATTCTCACTGTCGGTAGGCGGATCGCGTGAAAATCGCACCGACTGGCTCTATGACGGTGTCGACAACAATGAGCTGACCTCCGGCGGCATCTCCATTGTGCCCTCCATCGACGCGCTCCAGGAGTTCAATGTACTCACCTACAACTACTCCGTTGAGTACGGAACACGCGCGGGTCCGACCGTCCTGCTCACGTCGAAGTCCGGTACCAACCAGTTTCACGGGACGCTCTTCGACTTTCTGCGCAACACTGATTTGAACGCGACGAGTTACTTCTCTCCGGTTAACCCGAAGTACATCCGCAATCAGTTCGGAGGTTCGGTCGGCGGCCCGATACGTAAGGATAAGACCTTCTTCTTCTTTGACTACCAAGGTACAAAGAGCATTCAGGGAATTCCTTCGCTCACCCAGGTCCCAACCATGCTAGAGCGTCAAGGCAACTTCACGGAGTCCTTCCCAGGATCTCCCGAGGTTCCTATCTACGATCCGAACACAACGGTCATCGACCCGGTCACTGGAAACGCGAGCCGGACACAGTTCCAGGGCAACACAATCCCTGGCTACCGGCTCGACCCGATCGCGGTCAAGATGCTCAACTTCTTCCCGGCTCCGAATGTCTCCGGCGTTCTTTCCGCGAACTATGTGGATGTTCCAAACCAGACCTTCAACGACAACGACTTCGACATACGAATTGATAACGTATTCTCGGATAAAGATCGGGCTTTCGCTCGCTTCAGCAGAGATCAAGCAACTGTCTTTCTACCCTCTGGGCTTCCTGATTTCGGTGCACAGCCTGGAGGTTATGCCAGCAACCAGACACTTGCGAATCGCGGAAGAAATCTGGCCGTTTCCGAGACGCACATCTTCTCGACCAACGCGATCAATCAGCTCACCGTAGGCTATAACCGCATCTTCGATCACATCACGTCTTTTGGAGACGGCACCGATTGGAGCACGCAGCTTGGAATCCCTAACGCCAATCTCGGAACCTACCTGAGCAGCGGGTTGCTTAACACACAGTTCAACGAGGGTTACTGGGGTCTGGGCGATCGTGGATTTTCTCCCATTCAGGATGGAACGAACGTCTTCCAGTACAGTGACGATTTCGAACTGGTGCATGGGGCACACTCGTTTTCCATGGGCATCGGCATCCGCCTCATGCAGCTGAACGAGCTTGGCAATGCCTTTCCAATGGGCGAGATGGAGTTCGACAACCTGTTCACGGCAGGATTTACCAATGGCGCGTTCAATTCGGCTAGCGGCAATCCCATCGCCAGTTTTCTGCTTGGCATCCCAGGTAGCGGCGAACACGATGTTTCTTTCTCGGGCGATGTGTCGGGTCGCAGATGGAAGGAGTTCCGCCCTTACTTCCAGGACAACTGGAAGGTCAGAAAAAACTTGACCGTGCAGCTTGGCCTGGCGTGGAACTACACAACACCGGTTGTCGAATCGCAGAAGAGGCTGGCTAACTTCGACTTCCCAACCGGCCAGATGCTGATCGCGGGCGTCAATTCATCTGATTCGGCAGGGATCCAATCGTACTACCGCGGTTTCGAACCAAGAATCGGATTCAGCTTCACTCCCTTTTCCACAAAGAATGCCATTCGCGCAGGCTACGCGATTCTTCACGACGCTGGATGGAACCTCGGCGCACAAGGGCTGGACCTGAATCCTCCTTTCTACGGAACTTTTGCGTTCCAGGCCGACGACATAAACCCGGTGACAACTCTGTCCGGTGGATTTCCGGTGCCGACCCCACCAGACGTGAATAACTTGACAGGCAATGTTTATAGTCAGAACACCAACTTTCACCCTGGGATAATTCAGCAGTTCAATCTAAACATTCAGCGAGAGCTGCCCACCGGTACCATCCTGACGGTTGGCTATGCAGGATCTCGCGGGACGCATCTGCAGACCTCGGGCTTTCCGCTGAACACTGCCACACCCAGCCTTCAGGTTGATCCCGCCAATCTGCGGCCGTATCCGAATCTTAACGCGATCACCGGTTTCCTCGACCGCGGCCTGTCGCGCTACGACTCGCTCCAGGTCAAGGCAGAGCGCGCCTACAACAACGGCGTCTACATCCTGCTTGCCTACACCTATAGCAAGGGATTCGACAACGGTCTCTATGACGATCTGGGTTCGCTGATCGGTGTTCCCTACTATCCACTCAATCCGGCGCCGAACGCGTATCCACTCAATCCCCGAGGCTACACCGACAAGGGACTCAATGTGACGGATCAGACGCACAATCTATCCGCCAGCGTTCTTTATCAACTGCCTTTCGGACGAGGCAAAAAGTTTGCATCCAGCGTAAGCACGCCGGTGCAGGAGTTGGTAGGGAACTGGCAGTTGAATCTGATAACGCACATCGCTTCAGGCTTTCCTCTCGGGCTCACTGCGGGCGTCAACAATGCCGGCACAACGACCGGCAATCGTCCCGATCAGGTATGCAATATGCCCCCGCCTCACCAGTCATTGGCCGAGTTCATCAACACGGCGTGTTTCGTCGACCCCGCTCCAGGCGTCCTTGGAGATGCATCTCGCACCCCGCTATATGGCCCCGACTTCGTCAACTTTGACGGTTCGCTCTTCAAGACCTTCATCCTCCCTAAAGAAACACAGCTCGTCTTCCGCACCGAGGTCTTCAACGTCCTCAATCATCCACAGTTTGCGAATCCGGGGACTACTACGGACTCTCCCGGCTTCGGACAGATCACTCAGATCGTAAATAATCCACGTCTGATTCAGTTCGCGTTGAAGTTCGTGTTCTGA